One window from the genome of Epinephelus moara isolate mb chromosome 5, YSFRI_EMoa_1.0, whole genome shotgun sequence encodes:
- the LOC126390379 gene encoding arf-GAP with dual PH domain-containing protein 2-like: protein MANLERNNKILLDLVRQPGNNLCADCGAPEPDWASYTLGIFLCLNCSGMHRNIPAVSRVKSIRLDLWDDSLVEFMRERGNSAAKAIYEKCVPAFFYRPQQTDCIVLKDQWIRAKYERREFTGENNYFQQAYCSDQFESTLWKKGKDNKQFLKRIFLLSRKDFTLRYYIKEDSKLPKAVISMKDLNAVFQPEKIGHNHGLQISYVHEERTRNLFVYHEKGQAIVSLFNAIRATRLAYLQKKHPTLRDNDLIPQLTKHCLKEGYMEKTGPTLREPFKKRWFTLCSMNRKLLYFKNPLDATELKAVFIGTESHSYSASESSGRSSRGGRWHNGITLHTPERQYVFMCEQEQEQREWLEAFRKVIAQPMTPEDYANEANLRRGK from the exons ATGGCCAATCTGGAGAGAAATAACAAAATCCTGCTCGATTTGGTGCGACAGCCGGGTAACAACTTGTGTGCTGACTGTGGAGCTCCTG AGCCTGACTGGGCCTCCTACACTCTGGGTATCTTTCTGTGCCTGAACTGTTCAGGGATGCATCGTAATATACCTGCTGTCAGCAGAGTCAAATCCATACGTCTGGATCTCTGGGATGATTCACTAGTAGAG ttcatgcgGGAGAGGGGAAATTCTGCGGCTAAAGCCATTTATGAGAAGTGTGTCCCTGCCTTCTTTTACCGGCCACAACAAACAGACTGCAT tgTTCTTAAGGATCAGTGGATCCGTGCGAAGTATGAAAGAAGAGAATTCACAGGAGAAAACAACTACTTCCAGCAAGCTTATTGCTCAG ACCAGTTTGAGTCAACACTATGGAAGAAGGGCAAAGACAACAAGCAGTTTTTAAAGAGGATCTTCCTGCTGTCCCGGAAAGACTTCACCCTCAGATACTATATTAAAGAGGAT TCCAAGCTTCCCAAAGCTGTCATCTCCATGAAGGACCTGAACGCAGTTTTCCAGCCGGAGAAGATCGGTCACAATCACGGTCTGCAGATCTCATATGTGCACGAGGAACGCACGAGGAATCTGTTTGTTTACCACGAGAAAGGACAG GCAATTGTGTCCTTGTTCAATGCTATTCGGGCAACACGCCTGGCATACCTCCAGAAGAAGCATCCTACTCTTCGGGATAATGAC TTAATACCTCAGCTAACGAAACATTGCCTGAAGGAAGGGTACATGGAGAAAACTGGCCCAACG CTTCGGGAGCCATTTAAGAAGAGGTGGTTCACACTTTGCTCGATGAACAGAAAGCTTctatattttaaaaatccacTG GATGCTACAGAACTGAAGGCTGTCTTCATCGGCACAGAGAGCCACAGCTACTCTGCTTCAGAGAGCAGCGGGCGTAGCTCGAGGGGAGGCCGGTGGCACAATGGCATCACGCTGCACACTCCGGAGAGGcagtatgtgtttatgtgtgagcaggagcaggagcagaggGAGTGGCTGGAGGCCTTCAGAAAGGTCATCGCTCAACCCATGACCCCAGAGGACTACGCCA ATGAAGCCAACCTGAGAAGGGGGAAATGA
- the tefm gene encoding transcription elongation factor, mitochondrial — MMWVARRFLSTVAQRSQYAGQSGLFRRPQHGCLPDLELRYLQCTCCWRSRVPVAGFETLNATISSTSTPEHCKEDTRSLDECYTSEQRDTILQLLNNATPSELAGVKLLRGRKSINIVEYRTKNGPFKTLESVVNVPLLKHKSAVVVFNSILNPVKKERKVRIQLAKFIRPEVDKSWLEDASSIVSIVCGTNKIAWAHVDRGMMVLEWQQLECPNFLRGTYLASAYLNDVSAVLAHLPSADFYIIEKSSISVQNTALFPIMAHMRAVEAMLFALLEPRNSPPDSNIPPRVLNMMRTAVGRHFGLMVGESRTSGAQTVRQLMTESVTQKLPRINFPPELLLKHSNSFQMGSRRGGEELCDALLQAVAFYELLSEASG; from the exons ATGATGTGGGTGGCCAGGCGGTTTCTGTCTACGGTGGCCCAGAGAA GTCAGTATGCGGGACAGTCTGGTTTATTCCGCCGCCCACAGCACGGCTGCCTCCCTGACCTGGAGCTGCGGTATCTCCAGTGCACATGCTGCTGGCGGAGCAGGGTTCCCGTGGCAGGCTTTGAGACCCTGAAcgccaccatctcctccacctccacccctgAGCACTGCAAAGAGGACACCAGATCCCTGGATGAGTGCTACACCTCCGAGCAACGAGACACCATTCTCCAGCTGCTCAACAACGCCACACCGTCAGAGCTGGCCGGCGTCAAGCTCCTGAGAGGCCGCAAGTCTATCAACATTGTGGAGTACAGGACTAAAAACGGGCCCTTTAAAACTCTGGAGAGTGTGGTCAATGTGCCGCTGCTGAAGCACAAAAGTGCTGTGGTAGTGTTCAACTCCATCCTCAACCCGGtgaagaaggagaggaaagtGAGGATTCAGTTGGCCAAGTTTATCAGACCAGAGGTTGACAAGTCATGGCTGGAG GATGCCAGCTCAATTGTGTCAATAGTGTGTGGGACTAATAAAATTGCCTGGGCTCATGTGGACCGTGGGATGATGGTGCTGGAATGGCAGCAGCTGGAGTGTCCTAATTTCCTGAGGGGGACATACTTGGCTTCTGCTTACTTGAATGAT GTCTCCGCGGTCCTGGCACACCTCCCATCAGCGGACTTCTACATCATTGAGAAGTCCTCCATCTCAGTCCAGAATACGGCTCTTTTCCCCATCATGGCCCACATGAGGGCTGTGGAGGCCATGCTGTTTGCTCTGCTCGAGCCAAGAAACTCACCACCTGATTCCAACATTCCTCCCAG AGTTCTGAACATGATGCGTACTGCTGTGGGACGTCACTTTGGACTCATGGTGGGCGAGTCGCGGACCAGCGGGGCACAGACAGTGCGACAGCTGATGACCGAGTCGGTGACACAGAAGCTTCCCAGGATAAACTTCCCCCCGGAGCTGCTGCTGAAGCACAGCAATTCTTTCCAGATGGGcagcaggagaggaggggaggaactCTGCGATGCTCTGCTTCAGGCAGTGGCTTTTTACGAGCTGCTCAGTGAAGCTTCCGGTTAA